A genome region from Trueperaceae bacterium includes the following:
- a CDS encoding sugar ABC transporter substrate-binding protein codes for MFKHTLRTVLLFGALSLLGFGHAQTVQIGFAPPVYDTLDYFGQFAAGFQARLDDLGVDYEFTARASTAEANMQQQLDIVEDFITLGVDYIIVGPIDYFGIVPALQSANEAGIPIIVINHLDVHPDDSGVDVMAYSGYSHAEGGRITAEWALDNVLSGGDEIGLMFAEPGNQISEERVGTARDIWVDAGVEVAFEQYAYWEQARAYDATERQILAYPDVTAIYAGNSAMAMGTATALDAMDIDDVDVFGFGAVPPELDMIWEGLIKGSIFRDSQSSGRYIAEAIHADLNGDPVQKQYPLDMVMVSSREDILTKVPREALELMENWPEVEAELE; via the coding sequence ATGTTCAAGCACACGCTTCGTACGGTTCTGCTCTTCGGCGCGCTGTCGCTGCTCGGTTTCGGTCACGCGCAAACCGTCCAGATCGGCTTCGCCCCCCCGGTGTACGACACCCTCGATTACTTCGGGCAGTTCGCAGCCGGGTTCCAGGCCCGCCTCGACGACCTGGGCGTCGACTACGAGTTCACCGCCCGCGCGTCGACGGCCGAGGCGAACATGCAGCAGCAACTCGACATCGTCGAGGACTTCATCACGCTGGGCGTCGACTACATCATCGTGGGGCCGATCGACTACTTCGGGATCGTTCCCGCCCTGCAGTCGGCCAACGAGGCCGGCATCCCCATCATCGTCATCAACCACCTCGACGTGCACCCCGACGATTCGGGCGTGGACGTCATGGCGTACTCCGGCTACTCGCACGCCGAGGGTGGCCGCATCACGGCGGAGTGGGCCCTCGACAACGTCCTGAGCGGCGGCGACGAGATCGGGCTGATGTTCGCCGAGCCCGGAAACCAGATCTCCGAGGAGCGCGTGGGTACGGCCCGCGACATTTGGGTGGACGCCGGCGTCGAGGTCGCGTTCGAACAGTACGCGTACTGGGAGCAGGCGCGCGCCTACGACGCCACGGAGCGTCAGATCCTGGCGTACCCGGACGTGACGGCCATCTACGCCGGGAACAGCGCCATGGCGATGGGCACCGCGACGGCGCTCGACGCCATGGACATCGACGACGTCGACGTCTTCGGATTCGGCGCCGTGCCGCCCGAGCTGGACATGATCTGGGAGGGCCTGATCAAGGGCTCGATCTTCCGCGACAGCCAGTCGAGCGGCCGCTACATCGCCGAAGCGATCCACGCCGACCTCAACGGCGATCCGGTCCAGAAGCAGTACCCGCTGGACATGGTCATGGTGTCGAGCCGCGAGGACATCCTCACGAAGGTCCCGCGCGAGGCGCTCGAACTCATGGAGAACTGGCCCGAGGTCGAGGCCGAGCTCGAGTGA
- a CDS encoding ATP-binding cassette domain-containing protein codes for MSDATTRTEAGENPPPPSGTPHVELRGLVKRFGGVVALRGVDLDIHRGEVLGLVGDNGAGKSTLIKVLTGVHPADGGTVRLNGTPVEMDHPDRARELGIETIYQDLALVPTFDLPSNFFLGRELTRSFLGGLITVTDKARMRDVATRVVRDQVGLAIGNPYAPAATMSGGQRQAVAIGRALYEQAELVIMDEPTAALGVEEQDKVLDIIRRLKADGVTIVMISHTLDHVFAVADRIAVMHNGTLGAVRATADATRTEIVGLIMGSHLHDDAA; via the coding sequence GTGAGCGACGCCACGACCCGGACCGAGGCGGGGGAGAACCCTCCCCCGCCCTCGGGCACACCCCACGTCGAGCTGCGCGGGCTCGTCAAGCGATTCGGAGGCGTCGTCGCGCTGCGCGGCGTGGATCTCGACATCCACCGCGGCGAAGTGCTGGGTCTCGTCGGGGACAACGGCGCCGGCAAATCCACCCTGATCAAGGTCCTCACCGGGGTGCATCCGGCCGACGGGGGGACCGTCCGACTGAACGGCACCCCCGTCGAAATGGACCACCCCGACCGTGCGCGCGAACTCGGGATCGAGACGATCTACCAGGATCTTGCGCTCGTCCCGACGTTCGATCTCCCCTCCAACTTCTTCCTCGGTCGCGAGTTGACCCGGTCGTTCCTGGGCGGCCTCATCACCGTCACGGACAAGGCCCGGATGCGTGACGTCGCGACGCGCGTCGTTCGCGACCAGGTCGGCCTCGCCATCGGCAACCCGTATGCGCCGGCCGCCACGATGTCCGGCGGACAGCGCCAGGCGGTGGCGATCGGCCGCGCCCTCTACGAACAGGCGGAGCTCGTCATCATGGACGAACCGACCGCAGCCCTCGGCGTCGAGGAGCAGGACAAGGTCCTCGACATCATTCGGCGCCTCAAAGCCGACGGCGTCACCATCGTGATGATTAGTCACACGTTGGATCACGTCTTCGCCGTCGCGGACCGGATCGCCGTCATGCACAACGGCACGCTGGGCGCCGTGAGGGCGACGGCCGACGCGACGCGCACGGAGATCGTGGGCCTCATCATGGGGTCCCACCTCCACGACGACGCCGCCTGA
- a CDS encoding ribokinase, which produces MNVLVVGGANYDLVAHAGRLPGEGETLVADDFHGAPGGKAANLACAAARWGAHTRFVGRVGDDDFGRAVRDDLVAAGCDVRHLATDARGTGLGLVFMDGDGRYATVVAPRANAGLSADDVAELPDAWFTPDAVIALALEAPLDALHAVTERARDVGATVVLNAAPVDRLDDALDARWTVLVVNEHEAGERLGRPVDEGSAADAARTLAGGERTAVVTLGAAGAVGWSPTHGPLHVAGLPVHAVDTLGAGDVFTGVLAAETAAGRPLDAAITTATRVASASVTRPGARFPEGTPNGVADILTPSPHPTLQEDPA; this is translated from the coding sequence ATGAACGTCCTCGTCGTCGGCGGCGCGAACTACGACCTGGTCGCCCACGCCGGGCGCCTACCCGGCGAGGGGGAAACGCTCGTTGCGGACGACTTCCACGGCGCTCCCGGCGGCAAGGCCGCGAACCTCGCCTGCGCCGCCGCGCGATGGGGTGCACACACGCGGTTCGTGGGCCGCGTCGGCGACGACGACTTCGGGCGCGCCGTTCGCGACGACCTCGTCGCCGCCGGCTGCGACGTTCGCCACCTGGCGACCGACGCGCGCGGGACCGGCCTCGGGCTCGTCTTCATGGACGGCGACGGTCGCTACGCCACCGTCGTCGCTCCACGGGCGAACGCGGGTCTCAGCGCCGACGACGTCGCCGAACTCCCCGACGCCTGGTTCACCCCCGACGCGGTGATCGCGCTCGCCCTCGAGGCGCCTCTCGACGCGTTGCACGCCGTAACCGAACGCGCCCGCGACGTCGGGGCGACCGTCGTCCTCAACGCCGCCCCCGTCGACCGTCTCGACGACGCGCTCGACGCCCGATGGACGGTGCTGGTGGTGAACGAGCACGAAGCGGGCGAGCGACTCGGACGGCCCGTCGACGAGGGCAGCGCCGCCGACGCTGCGCGCACGCTCGCGGGCGGCGAGCGGACGGCGGTGGTGACGCTCGGTGCGGCCGGGGCCGTCGGCTGGTCCCCCACGCACGGCCCCCTTCACGTCGCCGGCCTTCCCGTTCACGCCGTCGACACGCTCGGAGCCGGCGACGTCTTCACCGGCGTTCTCGCCGCCGAAACCGCCGCCGGCAGACCGCTCGACGCCGCCATCACCACGGCGACACGCGTCGCGAGCGCCAGCGTCACGCGACCGGGAGCGCGCTTTCCCGAGGGGACGCCGAACGGCGTCGCCGACATCCTCACGCCCTCACCCCACCCCACCCTTCAGGAGGACCCCGCATGA
- a CDS encoding ABC transporter permease yields MVVITLVNPVFLESRNLFNVLRQISIFVVLGTGMTVVMASKGIDLSVGSTVALSASTTAIVLESGIALSVPLGIGAGLAAGAAVGVVNGLFITVLKVPPLITTLGTLTAVRGAAYLVMGPNQLRGFPDAFVFLGQGRVFGVPMPGIIALVVVALGAYVMNRTRFGAYVLAIGGERSAAVRAGVRAWRYEWAAYVISGTLAGLAGIMLAARLDAAQAVLGQMMELHAIAVVVLGGTFLFGGYATLLGTLLGAMFLGVAENGLVLMRVPFYWQQLVIGLTLVIAVAIQLYRARRQGMATS; encoded by the coding sequence ATGGTGGTCATCACCCTGGTCAACCCGGTATTCCTGGAGTCCCGCAACCTGTTCAACGTGCTGCGTCAAATCTCGATCTTCGTGGTCCTCGGCACCGGCATGACCGTCGTCATGGCCTCCAAGGGGATCGACCTGTCGGTCGGCTCGACGGTGGCGCTGTCCGCCAGCACCACCGCGATCGTCTTGGAGTCCGGCATCGCCTTGAGCGTCCCGCTGGGCATTGGCGCAGGGCTCGCCGCCGGTGCGGCGGTGGGAGTGGTCAACGGCCTGTTCATCACCGTCCTGAAGGTTCCACCCCTCATCACGACCCTGGGGACGCTCACCGCCGTCCGCGGCGCCGCCTACCTGGTGATGGGACCGAACCAGTTGCGCGGGTTTCCCGACGCGTTCGTCTTCCTCGGCCAGGGCCGCGTGTTCGGCGTCCCCATGCCCGGCATCATCGCGCTCGTCGTCGTCGCCCTCGGGGCCTACGTGATGAACCGAACACGGTTCGGAGCGTACGTCCTCGCGATCGGCGGCGAGCGCAGCGCCGCGGTACGAGCCGGCGTGCGGGCCTGGCGCTACGAGTGGGCCGCCTACGTCATCTCCGGCACCCTCGCCGGGCTGGCGGGCATCATGCTCGCCGCCCGCCTCGACGCCGCGCAAGCCGTTCTGGGCCAAATGATGGAACTGCACGCGATCGCCGTCGTGGTGCTCGGAGGCACGTTCCTGTTCGGCGGTTACGCCACGCTCCTCGGAACCCTGTTGGGCGCGATGTTCCTGGGGGTCGCGGAGAACGGCCTCGTGCTGATGCGCGTCCCCTTCTACTGGCAGCAACTCGTCATTGGTCTGACCCTCGTCATCGCCGTCGCCATCCAGCTCTATCGGGCGCGACGTCAAGGAATGGCGACCTCGTGA